The following are from one region of the Salvia hispanica cultivar TCC Black 2014 chromosome 1, UniMelb_Shisp_WGS_1.0, whole genome shotgun sequence genome:
- the LOC125202477 gene encoding uncharacterized protein LOC125202477, which translates to MWCHVTQQGDSYICTVCDNSIHESCALLPTSADFPHHHHALSLAFSPPSEYIRYEFDCGMCNSTLSLRRWVYHCHLCRYAVHLKCVTSKFDSDNENAKANGDEKEVTIFPKAIEDLYEEMVRPFVKQQKELTRFILNTRIIRKCTELV; encoded by the exons ATGTGGTGTCATGTCACTCAACAAGGGGACTCCTACATCTGCACTGTTTGTGACAACTCCATACACGAGAGTTGTGCACTCCTCCCAACGTCTGCAGATTTCCCTCATCATCACCATGCTCTTTCCCTCGCCTTTTCTCCTCCGTCTGAGTACATCCGATATGAATTTGATTGTGGCATGTGCAACTCAACTTTGTCGTTGAGACGTTGGGTCTATCATTGCCACCTTTGCAGATATGCCGTCCATCTCAAATGCGTAACCTCCAA ATTTGATAGTGacaatgaaaatgcaaaagcAAATGGTGATGAGAAAGAGGTTACCATATTCCCAAAAGCAATAGAAGACTTGTACGAGGAGATGGTTAGGCCCTTCGTTAAGCAACAGAAAGAACTGActcgatttattttaaacacgaGAATTATCCGTAAGTGTACGGAGCTAGTGTAG
- the LOC125201654 gene encoding pentatricopeptide repeat-containing protein At3g49730-like, giving the protein MQRISSKKLCGLCLNCSIRLFPAKQNATKKESFFHLESHITSNSLLFSTLGSPKFASKDNPISGDGKFNTMNEPKRGRDFIYIDKETEFSRESQMPDHDEFSADVEKIYRMLRKYHSRVPKLEFALNESGVVVRSGLVERVLNRCGDAGNLGYRFFVWASKQPGYRHSYDAYKSMIKILSKMRQFGAVWALIEEMRKENAHLLSPDVFVILMRRFASARMVKKAIEVLDEMPKYGCEPDEYVFGCLLDALCKNGSIKEAALLFEDMRIRFPPTIKHFTSLLYGWCKEGKLMEAKVVLVKMREAGFEPDIVVYNNLLNGYATAGKMLDAFHLMQEMRRNGCEPNATSYTIIIQALCAQEKTEEAVRVFLDMEQHGCEADIVTYTTLISGFCKWGKLEKGYELLGAMLQKGYTPNSTTYLYFMLAHEKKEELEECLELMKEMRKIGVFPDLSIYNTVIRLACKLGETQDGMRMMNELETYGISPGVDTFIIMINGLIEQGCLVEACDYFSEMIGRGLLASPQYGILKDLLNCLLRADKLQLAKDIWSCIIAKGCELNVNAWTIWIHALFSNGHVKDACSYCVDMMDAGLMPQPDTFAKLMKGLRKLYNRQIAAEITEKVRKMAEERQMTFKMYKRRGERDLIEKAKAKEDGRKRRARKRRWGSKSRKAGDL; this is encoded by the coding sequence ATGCAGAGAATCAGTTCCAAGAAGTTATGTGGTCTATGCTTGAATTGTAGTATTCGCTTATTTCCTGCCAAGCAAAATGCTACCAAAAAAGAATCGTTTTTTCATTTGGAATCTCATATAACATCAAATTCCCTGCTCTTTTCCACTCTGGGTTCCCCAAAGTTTGCATCGAAAGATAATCCTATTTCTGGCGATGGAAAGTTCAACACGATGAATGAACCGAAAAGAGGACgagattttatttacattgaTAAAGAAACTGAGTTTTCTCGGGAAAGTCAAATGCCAGATCATGATGAGTTCTCTGCTGATGTTGAGAAGATATATAGAATGCTTAGAAAGTACCATTCTAGAGTTCCGAAACTGGAATTTGCTTTGAATGAATCCGGTGTTGTAGTTAGGTCTGGACTGGTGGAAAGAGTGCTTAATCGCTGTGGGGATGCTGGGAATTTAGGATACAGATTCTTTGTGTGGGCATCGAAACAGCCAGGTTACAGGCATAGTTATGATGCCTATAAATCAATGATTAAGATTTTAAGCAAAATGAGGCAGTTTGGAGCTGTTTGGGCTCTTATAGAGGAGATGAGGAAAGAAAATGCTCACCTCTTATCGCCGGATGTTTTTGTCATTCTGATGAGAAGATTCGCATCTGCGAGAATGGTGAAAAAGGCCATCGAAGTGTTGGATGAGATGCCAAAATACGGGTGTGAGCCGGATGAATATGTTTTTGGGTGTCTGTTGGATGCTTTGTGTAAAAATGGCAGTATAAAGGAAGCTGCTTTGCTGTTTGAAGATATGAGGATACGATTTCCGCCAACAATAAAACATTTTACATCACTATTATATGGTTGGTGTAAAGAAGGAAAGTTGATGGAGGCTAAAGTGGTGCTGGTAAAAATGAGGGAAGCTGGTTTTGAGCCTGATATTGTTGTTTACAACAATTTGCTTAATGGATACGCAACAGCAGGTAAGATGTTGGATGCTTTCCATCTCATGCAAGAGATGAGGAGGAACGGGTGTGAGCCAAATGCAACTTCATATACCATCATAATTCAAGCGCTCTGTGCTCAGGAGAAAACGGAAGAGGCTGTGAGAGTATTTCTGGATATGGAGCAACATGGTTGTGAGGCTGATATCGTTACTTACACCACTTTGATAAGTGGATTTTGTAAGTGGGGTAAGCTTGAAAAGGGCTACGAGCTTCTAGGTGCTATGTTGCAGAAAGGGTATACTCCTAACTCAACTACTTATCTGTACTTCATGTTAGCGCATGAGAAGAAGGAGGAATTGGAGGAGTGTCTAGAACTTATGAAGGAGATGCGGAAGATCGGCGTGTTTCCTGACTTAAGCATATATAACACAGTTATTCGTTTGGCATGCAAGTTAGGGGAGACTCAAGATGGTATGAGAATGATGAATGAGTTAGAAACATATGGGATTAGTCCAGGGGTTGACACCTTTATAATCATGATTAATGGTCTCATTGAGCAAGGGTGTTTGGTTGAAGCTTGCGATTATTTCAGCGAAATGATAGGGAGAGGTCTTCTAGCTTCTCCACAGTATGGCATCCTGAAAGACTTGTTGAATTGTTTGTTAAGAGCAGATAAACTTCAATTGGCTAAAGATATCTGGTCTTGTATAATAGCTAAGGGTTGTGAGCTTAATGTGAATGCATGGACAATTTGGATTCACGCACTCTTTTCAAATGGGCACGTCAAAGATGCTTGCTCTTACTGTGTGGATATGATGGATGCTGGGTTGATGCCTCAGCCGGATACCTTTGCTAAGCTCATGAAAGGTCTAAGGAAGCTCTATAATAGACAGATTGCAGCAGAGATCACAGAGAAAGTGAGGAAGATGGCTGAAGAGAGGCAGATGACTTTCAAGATGTACAAAAGGCGCGGCGAAAGAGATTTGATAGAAAAAGCCAAGGCAAAGGAGGATGGGAGAAAGAGGAGAGCACGCAAGCGCCGTTGGGGAAGTAAAAGTAGGAAGGCTGGCGACTTATGA